The sequence TAACTTCGGCGTACTTGCCCTTGAATTCTGGGTGAAGTTCATTGAGGTACTGCGCCAGTCGTGCAGCATGGTGCTTGGTGATAGCGAACACCACGGCCTTGCCGGGCCCATCCTTTTGGCCGGGCGCAAGCTCCTTGTAGTTCGCCCAGGCGAGCTTGTCGAACTCGACCATCATCAGCTTATTGCTGGCCTCGTTTGTCCACTTGCGCTCGAACTCTGCCGGGTCGTACTCGACGCCCTCGACCTCCGCACCTTCGCTCATCAGCGTGGTTATGCCGGTAGCGAATCTGTAAGGCGTCAGATGGCCGTTCTTGAACGCCTCCTGGATCGAATACGAGTAATCGGGCGCGTTGTCCTTACACTGGTAGAAGCTGAAGGTATTGCGCTCGATGTACATGGCCGGCGTCGCAGTCAGGCCAATGTGCAAGGCATCGAAGTGCGACAGCGCGGTTTGCCACGAACCGTAGATGGAGCGATGGCATTCGTCCATCACCAGCAAATCGAAATAGCCGCTGGAAAATTCCTCATGGCGGCCAATCATGGTTTGCAGCAGACAGACCGTGATCTGCTTTTCCTGTCGCGCGACGCCCGGCTTGAGCCAGTAGCTGGAATAGTTGGGCAGCAAGTCCTGGATGGCCTCGATCGCCTGCTTGGCCAACTGGTCGCGGTCAACCAAAAACAGGATGCGCTCAGCATGGCCGGCCTGGATCAGGCGCTTCAGGTACAGGCCGATCAGGTCGGTCTTGCCGCAGCCCGTAGGCAGCTCGATCAGGAAACGCCGCTTGCCCAGCTCGACGGCGTGGTCGAGGGCCTTCATCGCCTCCTGCTGGTAGGGACGCAGGCTGCGGGTTTCGCCGGTACGGACATAGGTGTCCGGGATGGCAACCTCGGCCAGTGGCTTACGCTCGGTGCGCAGATGGACAAGGCGCTCCAGATCGCGGCGCGAGTAAAACGAGGCGACCGGGCGGGCGTCGTCGTTCAGGTAGTCCCAAAAATAGGTCAGCTCGCCATTAGTAAGGAAAATGAAGGGAGCACCGATCTTCTTGGCGTAGGGCAGCGCCTGTTGCTTGGCGGTGTAGGGGTTGATTGCCTGCTTCTTGGCCTCGACAACTGCCAAGGGGCGGCCACGCTGGTCGAGCAGGACGTAGTCCGCGAAACCCAGCGAGCCGACATCGACTGTGCGGATCGCACCACCACCCGTAGCGGTCTCGGCGACATGGAAGGTCTCGCTCAGCGGCACCTCGGTACGTACCTGCGACTTGTCAGCCGGGTTCCAGCCGGCAACCCGGAGCAGGTCGTCGATCAGGATGCGGGCGTCGGCTTCAGAGGTAAGAGCTGTCACGGGAACCTTGGAGTGGCTGGGTTGGCGGTCGGCCTCGGTTTGGCGCCGTGGCGCCTAAACCTTGATACTTTAACGGGCCGTCCCCGCCAAGTCGCTCAGTTTGTCGCCAGCCCCTTCCAGCCGGGAGGAGCCGAGGCGGAGGACCGCCTTTGGTGCACCGCGGGCTAGTGCGGTCACAATAGGCCCATGCACTCTTCGAATGAACTACTGGCCGAGGTCTCCCGAATCCTCCCCCGGATCGCCGAGGAGAGCAGTGACCGGGAAGAGATCCCCGAGACCGACCTCATCGGGCGCCTAATCCACGCCACGGGCGTCGGGGCGGAGGAGGCCGGCTCGGTACTCAGCGTCGTCCGACGCCTGCTCCAGGCCCTGTCTGTGCTCGATGAGGCGCGTTTGGGTGCCGGGGTATGGGCCTTCGTTTCCTTCCCGGCCTCTCTCCTGGCCCGCAGCGTGCTGGGTGGCTTGGGCGAAGCAGAGTTCCGGCTGCTGGAACCCGGCTTTTGGAATGCCAGTGAGTACCTCGTCGACCGGCAGCGGGCGCTCATCAAACGATCAGAGGAGCTCCGAGCAGTATTGCCGTCCGGGTTGGTACCGATCCGCCGGGTCTGGGTTTCCTGGGCGTGGATCGCAATGGACGGAAAATTTCTGATGGTGCGTCGGGAGGATCCGGCACTCCATCGGGATGGGAGCCGAGGCCAATTTGTGTTCCCGGGGGGCAGAGTTTCCAACGAGGATCTGCCGGAGTTGGT is a genomic window of Stenotrophomonas sp. Marseille-Q4652 containing:
- a CDS encoding type I restriction endonuclease subunit R, encoding MTALTSEADARILIDDLLRVAGWNPADKSQVRTEVPLSETFHVAETATGGGAIRTVDVGSLGFADYVLLDQRGRPLAVVEAKKQAINPYTAKQQALPYAKKIGAPFIFLTNGELTYFWDYLNDDARPVASFYSRRDLERLVHLRTERKPLAEVAIPDTYVRTGETRSLRPYQQEAMKALDHAVELGKRRFLIELPTGCGKTDLIGLYLKRLIQAGHAERILFLVDRDQLAKQAIEAIQDLLPNYSSYWLKPGVARQEKQITVCLLQTMIGRHEEFSSGYFDLLVMDECHRSIYGSWQTALSHFDALHIGLTATPAMYIERNTFSFYQCKDNAPDYSYSIQEAFKNGHLTPYRFATGITTLMSEGAEVEGVEYDPAEFERKWTNEASNKLMMVEFDKLAWANYKELAPGQKDGPGKAVVFAITKHHAARLAQYLNELHPEFKGKYAEVITSDIADADDAIRRFKQDKLPMVAVSVGMLDTGFDCREVLHLVMCRRVRSPILYQQMRGRGTRTAPHIDKQKFVIYDFFGNHEYFNDSDTDAFTGAGGGGSGGRPRPPGPGGRELVELGLDDEWLHAVSYIEVGPDGERVDKREYVTEWEKAVQQGADNDPVIAKVKAGAELSEQEETELAHRLNQPQKYFNEDNLRRAYRKPGGNLVDFIREALGLIKTKSRPEIVEENFRAWLVSKSFTPEQAQYLSLLKNRGLVKGKVSIDDLFSPPLSLLNAAGIGIEMFGEKGLNAVLEEINQTVLAA